The nucleotide sequence ACCGAAGTGGTGGTGACCGTCGCTTACGTCAGGACCATCGACTACAATTATGACTCTACCGTGCTAAAATGAACGAAATATATTACAAAATCACTCATTCGAAAAGAGTTAAGGACGTTTTTGCTGCAATCATAATATAAGAATTTAGTTCACCCGTCATCTgttcatcaaggaaaatgtacTTATAGAAGAAAGGGATTAAATCCGTGAGAATGAGATTATAAATGTAGGGCGGAATGTTGTGGCCTTGACGGAGTCCTGTACCAATAAAAACCGGCGTGACGTAAACGACGGTCACAACCTTCCCTACAGACTACGTTAACAATACAATATATCAAGTTATACACGGGCGCCACCTGTACGTCGGTGATGTCACAAGCACATACAAACACCTCGACAGAGGTGTCCCTTTAAAAATTTTCTGATCGGTCTTAATAGGGTACCAGCCACGGCAGCCGCGACGTGACTctgactgtcactagggtatTTCGTTGGTGTGGCAGAGACGAGAATGTTGTCTGTTTGACGCACACACAAGTTATAATCAGCGCCACCTATTGGGATGTTGATACCTATTATTCTGAACTAAGTTGTCTGAAGTCCAAGTACCCTCCATGCGTTACTGGCGCTACTGGATCTAAATGCGCGTATGGTGACCCTTGCTCGTTTGCCATATTGTCGTTCGAACGACTTGTAACCAACTCTTGGGCGCCATTCGAGCGACTTGGAGTCTGCCCATTGGACCCATTAGCTTGTCTtgaactgctctctgctgtaCTTTGATCAGGCTGCGCGTCCTTGTGAATTCTTAGCTCTTTCTGTGCGTCTGTTACGAAGATTGGTAGGTCATTGTATGTACCTTCAGGCTCCTGTCCCTCCTGGTCGCTTATTGGATCGCTTGAGATATACTCCCCAGACTCATCGTCTGAGGAGCCATTAGCTTGTCTtgaactgctctctgctgtaCTTTGGTCAGGCTGCGCGTCCTTGTGAATTCTTAGCTCTTTCTGTGCGTCTGTTACGAGGATTGGTAGGTCATTGTATGTACCTTCAGGCTCCTGTCCCTCCTGGTCGCTTATTGGATCGCTCAAGATATACTCCCCAGACTCATCGTCTGAGGAGCCATTAGCTTGTCTtgaactgctctctgctgtaCTTTGGTCAGGCTGCGCGTCCTTGTGAATTCTTAGCTCTTTCTGTGCGTCTGTTACGAGGATTGGTAGGTCATTGTATGTACCTTCAGGCTCCTGTCCCTCCTGGTCGCTTATTGGATCGCTTAAGATATACTCCCCAGACTCATCGTCTGAGGAGCCACACTCCGTTTGATTTTGCTGAGGTGCAGGAACTGGGCGTAGACCTGGAACACCCTGCTGCCATGTCGCGTTATCGTATGCACCCACGTCAACGTCTACGTCATCGTCGGACTCCGCAGGCTCATTCCTATGGGCTCCGTGAACCGGAACTCGGTGCCCCGTAGGCAATGGCTGTGGGGGTTTTTGTCCATGCCAGCGTTCACGGTCAAACACATCATTTACGTGATCTGTTTCAATTTTGGCGTAAATGTGTACCTGAGGTTTTCCGTCTGTTGTGAATTCAACCCTGGTATCATCGTAATCAGCGTTGTCATTTGCCGGTCGATGACACTGCCTCTTCCTCCATCGCAGCAGACCACGTTTCCTACAGAAGTAAATACAGTTTTATTAGAGAGGCTAAGATCTGGAATTTGGGATTCTCGTCACTCTACGCGAATAGCGATCAAGATCAAAACATCACTTCTAGTGCATGGCAGGTTAATTTcagattggtacatgtatgtcaaataaCTTTCCTCAATGATTCATTCCCCATGAACCGTCAATGTTTGATAAAAATCTGAAAGATTATTTATCGAATACTTCATCAGCTAGCTTCATGTGTTAATAGCTTCTGGGATATTAACTGTAAATCCTAATTATAGTGCGATCAAGAAACCAGTGTCGACAGCTatatgcccccctccccccttcaACTTCACCGAAATCTGTCGCCGTTTTACCAACAGACCTGTATCCGAAGTAGCTTACCATAAAATAATAGCCAGAATGACGACTGGTATCGTTACAATGCCGGCTCCAACAAGACCGCCTACAGCTGCTGTAAAGAAAACAACTTTGGAGGTTATCTTCATCAGACTCAACCTTTTTTGCCAGACAGCATGCAGTATgtatatgaatgaatagattATCAGGACATGTTGAAATTAGAATCGACGTTTCTATGTTCGATCCGTCGAGCTTTTATTTGTCCATATTCGGCTGAAGTCAACCTGACTCACTTATGCTTGTCTTGTCATCAACCTCGTCATTGAAGACCCTGCTCCTGTATACAACATCACCACCATCTTCGACAaccatataataataatatgatttATCGGGATCAACAACAAATGTTACATAGGTATTCTCTTGTTTAGGCACGGTGTGAGTCATGCAGTCGTCTGTGCCGGTCTGGCAGTATTTGATCTTCAGCCCTGTATATTTTCCAGTCACTCGTTCCCAGCCCGCGGTTACTATTTTACCTATCCGATTCACACCTTTAAGGGACGTTTTGGGTTTCTCTGCAAAGTAAAAATACAAACATGTTTGAAGAAATGGTTTAAACAATGGCCATGCACATGATGAGGATATGGGCAGGTCTAACGGAGAAATGAAATTGCCTACTTGTGTGGTAAGCCGTTGACGGCACGTAACTTGGCGAAGTTGCGAAATCGAAATCAACCATACCCCTATCTCATTAGACGCCAAGGCGGTTGGACGCATCTCAGCTTCTTGTCCTATTCAAAGACCGACCGCACTGCTGAGAGTAACGATTCATAGAAACCCATGACGTGCATCAGAGGTATTCCTCAAGAGGTAAATAACGCAGCTCAGGTGTGAACTAAACAACTGAAGAGATCGAATGTCTATAAAAGTCTCTAAAAGAGATCCACAAACCTGGTGTTTCCCCGGAAGCCACGTTGCTAAAGTTACTCGTGTGAGTCCCCGTGTGGGAGTTCCTGCTGCGCACTCGAAACATATACCAGACATTCGACTCAAGACCCATAATCTTATGATACACGGCTTTCTTGAGACCTGGATCAGTTATTCCTCCTTCGGGAACCTCGGGGGCAACATTCCAGTTGTCGGCAAACTTCTTGTATTGGACGTAAAATCTCTGCTCCAACCCGCCATTAATTTCTGAGATCCATGTGAGCGTCGCTGCTACGGCAGTTGAATTGACAACTTCGAGTTTGCTGGGTGCAGAAGGTGGACCTAAAATGAAGCAACAGTTGTGATATATAGTTATGAGATGAATGTGCAGATTTGGTCTTTCAACGTCTCAGTGTTGGAatcatgaactacatgtacatcagtttggaattgacGTCAAGATTTCCTATGATTGGTGTCACTTTCTGACAGCATAAACACATATACAGCCTTAAAACACAACCACAGGTGAATGGTACATGATGCGTTGTATTGACCTTCTAACATGTCCGAagaccttgggggggggggtttaccCTAAAATGTCATTTGGCACCCAAACGGTTAACAGGGCAACGACCATGACTGTGTCGGATTTAAGGAATCAATACCGAGCTGGAGGTGCTTGGTTGTATAATTGCTTCTGTTTCATTCGAGTAGGTAATGAACGGTTGTGATTGATATTTAGGTGTTTGATACGCACTTCACTCGAAATTATCGATGGAATCAAGGAGTTTTGCTATCCGGTTTTTTACGAGATACACTATTACTGTAGACCTTCGTCTTCTGATTTTTTAATTGCCATTAACCTCTTCTGGGTCCTTAAATAAATCCTTCAGAGTTCCTACAACCTCTCAGATTCCAATATCTCGAAACATATTAAATAATCTCGTGTAATTGGTTTTAGGGGGTAATTTGACGTAAATGTGTTGGCTTCAAAATTAAAAGAATTCGGCTGAATTTTATACCTACTGTGGGAACCATTCGGACTCTGCAAGCGCGTCTACGCTGCTCCGCCCCCAAACCGGACGCTCGCGTCACGCCTATCTGTACGATAGCTTGATCAATTATTACCTTTCTTACATCGTAATGTATTGTGATAGTTTTGTATCTGTCATGTTTTAGTGTAGTTCAAATAAAGTTATCTAGCACAGAGCAGATTGGCCTCGAACTCCTTCTCTCTCACTATTCGATACACGTAGTCACACTATTGGATTCTTCTGGAACCCCATTCCTACCAAGGGCTTCAGAATTGACTATTAAGGTGGCCATTGAAACACACCCATCTCCGTTGGGAAACCACTAACAACAGATGATACAACTTACCTGGTTTGAaaagcttaaatttgaaaaccttcgCTTGAAATCCACTCGTTTTTACAGAGCACGTATAGTTCCCATAATCGGAGGATTTGACGTGTTCGATGGCCAACTTGCTCGACGTCGGCCCgaaaataatttcatattcGGACGATGAGTTCGAAAGGATGTTGTCATCTTTGGACCAGACGTAACCCGTTGTTGCCGGAGTCGGGTTGGCGATGATGAACAGTTCAAACGATGCCTCCTTGCCTATCTCACCCACCACGTCATACGTCATGTTGGCCTCTGGGTCTATTCTAGGAGAAACTGTGGGTGAAAAGGAAGTGTTCAGTGGCAAATGCATAATGCAGTGTGCACTGCATCAGGGAAAGATTTTGTAAACGGATAAAAACTGTTAAGTTCTTTTCAGTACTTCGCCAAGACCTCTGTGAATTCCTTCTGCTCCTTCTCTGTAAACCCTTCACAGACATTATACTATGTTTCCACCTATTGAATTACAAAGCAATAATTTTAAGTGATTTGTTGTCAGACAGATGAGCTAATGAATAGTTGTAACGGTATTCAAAATGATCACAAATACATGGAAAGGAATTTCATAAGGATTTTCAGTTTAGATAAGAAGATTCAGTTCAATATCTCAGCAGATATATTACAAAGAATGCAGAACCAAACTTACAATGCACAGTCAGGACTGCGGATGCCTGTCCCATCCCACCAAGATTCCAAGCCTTACAAGAGTACGTCCCACTCCTATCGTATGGTATGCGCACGAACTCGAAAAGCTTCCCATTCTGCGTGCTGTTCTCGGAGTCTTGGATAACCTGTTCCGCAGTGGAGCCGCTCTTCATCCAAAGCCACTGGTACCGCGAAATATACTTTGATCGGTGGCGGACGCTGGTAGCACATTCAAACTGCACGAATTCATGTTCATTCACAGTTGTCTTATTGATTTTGACTTCAACATCAGGcggaactgaaaacagaagGTGTAACTGATTAATCTTAGGAAAGCCTAAGAGATTGTTGCAGAATGTTAAAGCAAAGCTCTAGAGAGTTggttttaaatagaaatccaaccCATTTTGGCCAAATAATTAGGTATTGGAAGTTTGCATGGTGGAAGGCTGTTTGGCAAATATTGCACTTCaaagaatttgaaaagtgtttatgaaactgaccagtggtaattactacatgtatagtctgaTATTTTGagggagatacatgtatttgtagttGAAAATATGCTGGCTCATGATCGAGAGGTACACAGGCAAaattgtccatgcatggatcattgatgggcccatggatggatgcactgatggcccatgcACCACCTAATGTTGGGAATTCCGTCATAGGCCCACTGCCGTTGGTTCCCCTAAAAATGACCATATGCAGTAAAGTATAAACCGATCGGAGTAGCAGTCCAGTCACCAAGTCTAACAGTGGATATATGATgaggattctccatcatctatccatggtTGGGCcaatggatggaacgttcatgatcAATTGCCgtcatagatccatgcatgAACACTTTTTCCTGTGTAGTTGGTTTTCATTTGCGAAGTATCTGGTACATCTAGAATTCAAGACagattacattgtattttgtataACCCGATTCTTTTTCAACAAGTCGTGCCATATGAAACTTTAAACTCAACGACCCCCCTGTAAATCTACAAGATCCCCCTCGAAATTTAAACATGGATGGTGGCTTCTTTGAAGCTGTACCAACCGTCGCACCCTTGTTTCTTCCCACTGacaaggcttattataaaccgcgagatgcggaatgcgaaatcgcgagatgccaacctcggtgggaGAACCAATCGCCAcagaatgtattgcaaatattaaacctgaaaaggcgaacattcatgagaccgaggctataGCGGGGAGCTATCTCATCCATGGTAATCTGTCACAAACCAATTATGTTCTTATCGattcttttctgttgatatttaacTGAGATTCCATACTTGGCGTGAAGCTACTCTCTTAATTTAGTGCCTGAGATGTGTTTAGTCTGTCACGTGCagactcatgcattacatttgtgaGTCTGCCTCACGATTGGCTCATAGTggctacacactggccaccaatcgggagctaattcgtaagGGACAACGTATGTTACAGATAATGGTCGTCGatgttttatcatgaaatttttcattgaaataagCAGCACGCGCATAACAAGGATCAAAGTCGtgtaatttatgaatgaaacagaaaactTATAGGACAAACTAACAGTTAGTATTTCTTTCGCGTCGTacagaaaatttaaaaagtatGAGTATATTCCGAGGCGACGATTGTGCCACGACAGAATCATGTTTCGAATAACACAAATtaaatcgtttagaattaggcccaCGGCAATGGCCGCTTTAGCGCCACTGACATTggtgcctaatggtattaggctaggaTGTGTTATGATTTTTACGGCTACTCCGCCCCCGAGCCGGATGCTCGTGTCACGCCTGTTTGTACAATAGCTTGACCTATCATTACCTTTTCTTACATCGTAATGTATTGTGATAGTTTTGTATCTGTCATGTCTTAGTTCAGTTCAAATAAAGTTATCTAGCACAGAGCAGATTGACCTCGAACTCCTTCTCTCTCACTATTCGATACACGTAGCCACACTGTGAGATTCTTCTGGAACCCCATTCCTACCAAGGGCTTCAGAATTGACTATTAAGGTGGCCATTGAAATACACCCATCTCCGTTGGGAAACCACTAACAACAGATGATACAACTTACCTGGTTTGAaaagcttaaatttgaaaaccttcgCTTGAAATCCGCTCGTTTTCACAGAACACGAATAGTTCCCATAATGGGAGGATTTGACGTGTTCGATGGCCAACTTGCTCGACGTCGGGCCGGATATGATTTCATATTCGGACGATGAGTTCGAAAGGATGTTGTCATCTTTGGACCAGACGTAACCAGTTGTTGCCGGAGTCGGGTTGGCGATGATGAACAGTTCAAACGATGCCTCCTTGCCTATCTCACCCACCACGTTATACGTCGTGTTGGCCTCTGTGTCTGTTCTAGGAGAAACTGTGGGTGAAAAGGAAGTGTTCAGAGGCCAATGCATAATGCAGTGTGCACTGCATCGGGGAAAGATTTTGTAAACTGATGAAAATTGTTAAGTTCTTTTCAGTCCTTCGCCAGGACCTTTGTGAATTCCTTCTGCTCCTTCTCTATACCCTTCACATATATTATACTACAGACAGATGAGCTAATGAATAGTTGTAACGGTATTCAAACTGGACACAAATACATGGAAAGGAATTTCAtaaggattttcagtttggATAAAAGATTTAGTCAAATATCTCAGCAGATATATTACAAAGAATGCAGAACCAAACTTACAATGCACAGTCAGGACTACCGATGCCTGTCCCATCCCACTAAGATTCCAAGCCTTACAAGAGTACGTCCCACTCCTATCGTATGGTATGCCCACGAACTCGAGAAGCTTCCCATTCTGCGTTGTGTCGGCGTCTTGGATAACCTGTTCCGCAGTAGAGCCGCTCTTCATCCAAAGCCACTGGTACCCCTCGATGCGCTCCGGGTGGCCTCCGCTG is from Lineus longissimus chromosome 18, tnLinLong1.2, whole genome shotgun sequence and encodes:
- the LOC135502592 gene encoding uncharacterized protein LOC135502592 gives rise to the protein MVPPDVEVKINKTTVNEHEFVQFECATSVRHRSKYISRYQWLWMKSGSTAEQVIQDSENSTQNGKLFEFVRIPYDRSGTYSCKAWNLGGMGQASAVLTVHFSPRIDPEANMTYDVVGEIGKEASFELFIIANPTPATTGYVWSKDDNILSNSSSEYEIIFGPTSSKLAIEHVKSSDYGNYTCSVKTSGFQAKVFKFKLFKPGPPSAPSKLEVVNSTAVAATLTWISEINGGLEQRFYVQYKKFADNWNVAPEVPEGGITDPGLKKAVYHKIMGLESNVWYMFRVRSRNSHTGTHTSNFSNVASGETPEKPKTSLKGVNRIGKIVTAGWERVTGKYTGLKIKYCQTGTDDCMTHTVPKQENTYVTFVVDPDKSYYYYMVVEDGGDVVYRSRVFNDEVDDKTSITAVGGLVGAGIVTIPVVILAIILWKRGLLRWRKRQCHRPANDNADYDDTRVEFTTDGKPQVHIYAKIETDHVNDVFDRERWHGQKPPQPLPTGHRVPVHGAHRNEPAESDDDVDVDVGAYDNATWQQGVPGLRPVPAPQQNQTECGSSDDESGEYILSDPISDQEGQEPEGTYNDLPILVTDAQKELRIHKDAQPDQSTAESSSRQANGSSDDESGEYILSDPISDQEGQEPEGTYNDLPILVTDAQKELRIHKDAQPDQSTAESSSRQANGSSDDESGEYISSDPISDQEGQEPEGTYNDLPIFVTDAQKELRIHKDAQPDQSTAESSSRQANGSNGQTPSRSNGAQELVTSRSNDNMANEQGSPYAHLDPVAPVTHGGYLDFRQLSSE